A region of Necator americanus strain Aroian chromosome I, whole genome shotgun sequence DNA encodes the following proteins:
- a CDS encoding hypothetical protein (NECATOR_CHRI.G1266.T1) has product MIRLLIRGFVALAPNGLTLPMFGCHSLDKDTLDQLSRRSAAERIYSLTAIKRRRDTVATEGFVGNFLREMRLIPIEKFHFQKVRPKTGMSVYNNVHTFLQSNKTPLMKSSSPNIFYTKLPEHHRSNKSLPSPFTVLITSPVPDGTIVTVAAGNDETPSGEVRHDTAKVIGQVARFSDLRFVGKSGRGKNFHLTICVHTKPMMVAMVARAIKVTVDGPREARTPNAALTHRRRPCATFASPVPPFFPTYPPLLWFTTPDFRTIPALLTRPAPNDTSPESGRNVCQPVSQEPPRKRARKQSSSNSPTSSPPVWRPCPFD; this is encoded by the exons ATGATAAGACTGCTGATAAGAGGATTCGTCGCGCTTGCGCCCAACGGTCTCACTTTGCCGATGTTTGGATGTCACTCGCTTGACAAAG ATACGCTCGACCAACTGAGTCGTCGCTCTGCTGCCGAGCGTATTTACAGCCTAACCGCGATAAAGCGTCGCCGTGATACGGTAG CCACCGAGGGCTTCGTCGGAAATTTTCTGCGAGAAATGCGACTAATACCTATAGAAAAGTTCCATTTCCAGAAAGTGAGGCCGAAAACTGGCATGAGTGTGTACAATAACGTGCACACATTCCTACAATCCAACAAAACTCCTCTTATG AAATCGAGCAGCCCGAACATTTTCTACACGAAACTCCCGGAACATCATCGCTCAAACAAGTCACTACCGTCACCGTTCACCGTGTTAATTACATCACCAGTACCGGATGGAACGATAG TAACGGTGGCAGCCGGAAACGATGAGACTCCATCTGGTGAGGTGCGACACGATACGGCAAAAGTGATCGGACAAGTAGCTCGTTTCAGTgatctgcgattcgtcggaaaAAGTGGACGAG GCAAAAATTTCCATCTTACCATATGTGTACATACAAAACCGATGATGGTAGCGATGGTGGCGCGAGCGATCAAG GTTACCGTAGACGGTCCCCGTGAAGCTCGAACTCCAAACGCGGCACTAACACATCGGCGACGACCGTGTGCCACCTTTGCCAGCCCGGTGCCACCGTTTTTCCCAACTTATCCACCTCTGTTATGGTTCACTACACCGGA CTTCCGTACCATACCTGCGCTGCTCACTCGGCCTGCTCCAAACGACACGTCACCGGAAAGTGGTAGGAATGTCTGTCAACCGGTTAGCCAAGAACCACCTAGGAAACGAGCGCGAAAACAATCCTCATCCAATTCACCAACGTCATCACCGCCAGTTTGGCGGCCTTGTCCATTTGATTAA
- a CDS encoding hypothetical protein (NECATOR_CHRI.G1267.T1) has translation MLEEVPRKRFRVPQKYSRQTLGAVPRNRSERRPLGEVPLGLSPPHHTMSPCPGTYLPYHGDALSRLGCKYARQQSDDSVGRAYLNVGLIAG, from the coding sequence ATGCTCGAGGAGGTTCCGAGAAAGAGGTTCAGAGTTCctcaaaaatattcaagaCAAACGTTAGGCGCTGTTCCAAGAAACCGTTCGGAACGGCGGCCGCTTGGAGAAGTGCCGCTCGGCTTATCGCCACCACACCACACCATGTCGCCGTGTCCGGGCACCTACCTACCGTATCACGGCGACGCTTTATCGCGGTTAGGCTGTAAATACGCTCGGCAGCAGAGCGACGACTCAGTTGGTCGAGCGTATCTGAATGTTGGGCTCATTGCTGGATGA
- a CDS encoding hypothetical protein (NECATOR_CHRI.G1266.T2) has translation MRLIPIEKFHFQKVRPKTGMSVYNNVHTFLQSNKTPLMKSSSPNIFYTKLPEHHRSNKSLPSPFTVLITSPVPDGTIVTVAAGNDETPSGEVRHDTAKVIGQVARFSDLRFVGKSGRGKNFHLTICVHTKPMMVAMVARAIKVTVDGPREARTPNAALTHRRRPCATFASPVPPFFPTYPPLLWFTTPDFRTIPALLTRPAPNDTSPESGRNVCQPVSQEPPRKRARKQSSSNSPTSSPPVWRPCPFD, from the exons ATGCGACTAATACCTATAGAAAAGTTCCATTTCCAGAAAGTGAGGCCGAAAACTGGCATGAGTGTGTACAATAACGTGCACACATTCCTACAATCCAACAAAACTCCTCTTATG AAATCGAGCAGCCCGAACATTTTCTACACGAAACTCCCGGAACATCATCGCTCAAACAAGTCACTACCGTCACCGTTCACCGTGTTAATTACATCACCAGTACCGGATGGAACGATAG TAACGGTGGCAGCCGGAAACGATGAGACTCCATCTGGTGAGGTGCGACACGATACGGCAAAAGTGATCGGACAAGTAGCTCGTTTCAGTgatctgcgattcgtcggaaaAAGTGGACGAG GCAAAAATTTCCATCTTACCATATGTGTACATACAAAACCGATGATGGTAGCGATGGTGGCGCGAGCGATCAAG GTTACCGTAGACGGTCCCCGTGAAGCTCGAACTCCAAACGCGGCACTAACACATCGGCGACGACCGTGTGCCACCTTTGCCAGCCCGGTGCCACCGTTTTTCCCAACTTATCCACCTCTGTTATGGTTCACTACACCGGA CTTCCGTACCATACCTGCGCTGCTCACTCGGCCTGCTCCAAACGACACGTCACCGGAAAGTGGTAGGAATGTCTGTCAACCGGTTAGCCAAGAACCACCTAGGAAACGAGCGCGAAAACAATCCTCATCCAATTCACCAACGTCATCACCGCCAGTTTGGCGGCCTTGTCCATTTGATTAA
- a CDS encoding hypothetical protein (NECATOR_CHRI.G1268.T2), producing MDENFNSLAEEQKEPSDAVFVENDHKDRDDLPNSTEHGIEFAEKSSKPDKPSLEKLAELTAVMSRFELDVVAASNPTRTRSKSEPTARGSRSPRTVIIRPCEELHETTTPSEECGSSGDPMTPPAATSERKKRVVEFHSPRTLPCLSKVAYEDRYGSYHNIQEHWRGRYARSSTSENRSCAGYIWSGELPPRNYSNPTFSSKIFVGGVPWDITESALIEAFSPYGNCRVEWPCKEVTGYVYMVFETEKSVRSLLQDCSQEFGSAGEWYFKIKARRNQSFEIRQVQVIPWVVSDSSYNDDPSCPLDPKKTVFVGALHGMLTAHVLFSIMNELYGNVVFVGIDTDKYKYPIGSGRVTFRSHSSYFRAIESAFLEIRTSKFTKKVQIDPFLEDSWCMVCCEAQGPYFCRDRTCFRYYCWPCWQARHVLGGKNSNHRPLMRHTSRSPIPRNGDFSAHVDAYGVAQRRFLPVSCSSPVQPLGGMAAVAAVARGTVPRQQHHAYQYMQMAPSYTAIYTPATMQSPCRVTSHVGPTPLLTGLSSTQSVTTSSTYVQQRLY from the exons ATGGACGAGAACTTCAACTCATTAGCTGAAGAACAGAAGGAGCCAAGTGATGCAGTATTTGTTGAAAATGACCATAAGGATAGA GACGATTTGCCTAATTCTACTGAACATGGGATCGAATTTGCTGAGAAAAGCAGCAAACCTGATAAACCATCGCTGGAGAAGTTGGCTG AACTTACTGCTGTAATGAGCCGATTCGAGCTGGACGTTGTTGCTGCGAGCAATCCCACAAGAACTCGTTCCAAGTCCGAACCGACCGCAAGAGGTTCACGTTCTCCGCGAACAGTAATTATTAGACCATGCGAGGAGCTGCATGAG ACCACTACTCCCTCAGAGGAATGCGGAAGCTCAGGTGATCCAATGACACCGCCAGCAGCGACTTCTGAACGCAAAAAACGAGTGGTAGAATTCCACTCTCCTCGCACGCTGCCTTGCCTGTCGAAAGTGGCTTATGAGGATCGTTATGGCTCATATCATAATATCCAAGAGCATTGGCGCGGACGTTATGCA AGATCGTCTACTTCGGAAAATCGATCTTGTGCTGGTTATATCTGGAGCGGAGAGCTGCCACCACGTAATTATAGTAACCCAACGTTTTCGAGCAAAATATTTGTTGGTGGAG TGCCTTGGGACATAACTGAATCTGCCCTCATCGAAGCGTTTTCCCCGTACGGAAATTGTAGAGTGGAGTGGCCTTGCAAGGAG GTTACTGGATATGTGTATATGGTTTTCGAGACAGAGAAGTCAGTGAGATCACTATTACAAGATTGCTCACAAGAGTTTGGCTCTGCTGGAGAGTGGTACTTCAAAATTAAAGCGCGTCGTAATCAGAGCTTTGAGATTCGTCAA GTGCAAGTGATACCATGGGTCGTGTCCGACTCATCCTACAATGATGATCCGAGTTGTCCGTTGGATCCTAAGAAAact GTTTTCGTTGGTGCTCTGCATGGAATGCTCACTGCTCATGTTCTCTTTTCTATCATGAATGAACTTTACGGAAATGTAGTTTTTGTTGGAATCGACACAGATAAGTACAAGTATCCAATAG GAAGCGGTCGTGTCACATTCCGATCTCATTCATCTTATTTTCGTGCTATCGAGTCagcatttcttgaaattcgAACCAGTAAATTCA CTAAGAAGGTGCAAATCGATCCGTTCCTGGAGGATTCTTGGTGTATGGTGTGTTGTGAAGCTCAAGGACCATATTTCTGTCGCGATCGCACTTGCTTTCGTTATTACTGTTGGCCATGTTGGCAG GCTCGTCATGTTCTTGGAGGGAAGAATTCAAATCATCGTCCTCTAATGCGCCATACTTCACGCTCTCCGATACCTCGCAATGGCGACTTCAGCGCTCATGTGGACGCATATGGTGTTGCTCAACGTCGTTTCCTTCCTGTATCGTGCAGTTCCCCCGTGCAACCACTAGGCGGTATGGCAGCAGTAGCCGCGGTGGCTCGTGGCACCGTGCCGCGTCAGCAGCATCACGCCTATCAGTATATGCAGATGGCGCCGTCGTACACGGCTATATACACACCGGCGACCATGCAGTCACCTTGTCGAGTAACCTCACATGTGGGACCAACACCTCTCCTAACAGGGCTCAGTTCCACTCAGTCAGTAACTACTTCTTCGACCTATGTTCAGCAGCGTCTTTACTAG
- a CDS encoding hypothetical protein (NECATOR_CHRI.G1268.T1), producing the protein MDENFNSLAEEQKEPSDAVFVENDHKDRDDLPNSTEHGIEFAEKSSKPDKPSLEKLAELTAVMSRFELDVVAASNPTRTRSKSEPTARGSRSPRTVIIRPCEELHETTTPSEECGSSGDPMTPPAATSERKKRVVEFHSPRTLPCLSKVAYEDRYGSYHNIQEHWRGRYARSSTSENRSCAGYIWSGELPPRNYSNPTFSSKIFVGGVPWDITESALIEAFSPYGNCRVEWPCKEVRSSRSNPKTRGKVTGYVYMVFETEKSVRSLLQDCSQEFGSAGEWYFKIKARRNQSFEIRQVQVIPWVVSDSSYNDDPSCPLDPKKTVFVGALHGMLTAHVLFSIMNELYGNVVFVGIDTDKYKYPIGSGRVTFRSHSSYFRAIESAFLEIRTSKFTKKVQIDPFLEDSWCMVCCEAQGPYFCRDRTCFRYYCWPCWQARHVLGGKNSNHRPLMRHTSRSPIPRNGDFSAHVDAYGVAQRRFLPVSCSSPVQPLGGMAAVAAVARGTVPRQQHHAYQYMQMAPSYTAIYTPATMQSPCRVTSHVGPTPLLTGLSSTQSVTTSSTYVQQRLY; encoded by the exons ATGGACGAGAACTTCAACTCATTAGCTGAAGAACAGAAGGAGCCAAGTGATGCAGTATTTGTTGAAAATGACCATAAGGATAGA GACGATTTGCCTAATTCTACTGAACATGGGATCGAATTTGCTGAGAAAAGCAGCAAACCTGATAAACCATCGCTGGAGAAGTTGGCTG AACTTACTGCTGTAATGAGCCGATTCGAGCTGGACGTTGTTGCTGCGAGCAATCCCACAAGAACTCGTTCCAAGTCCGAACCGACCGCAAGAGGTTCACGTTCTCCGCGAACAGTAATTATTAGACCATGCGAGGAGCTGCATGAG ACCACTACTCCCTCAGAGGAATGCGGAAGCTCAGGTGATCCAATGACACCGCCAGCAGCGACTTCTGAACGCAAAAAACGAGTGGTAGAATTCCACTCTCCTCGCACGCTGCCTTGCCTGTCGAAAGTGGCTTATGAGGATCGTTATGGCTCATATCATAATATCCAAGAGCATTGGCGCGGACGTTATGCA AGATCGTCTACTTCGGAAAATCGATCTTGTGCTGGTTATATCTGGAGCGGAGAGCTGCCACCACGTAATTATAGTAACCCAACGTTTTCGAGCAAAATATTTGTTGGTGGAG TGCCTTGGGACATAACTGAATCTGCCCTCATCGAAGCGTTTTCCCCGTACGGAAATTGTAGAGTGGAGTGGCCTTGCAAGGAGGTGCGTTCTTCACGTTCAAATCCAAAGACCCGTGGTAAG GTTACTGGATATGTGTATATGGTTTTCGAGACAGAGAAGTCAGTGAGATCACTATTACAAGATTGCTCACAAGAGTTTGGCTCTGCTGGAGAGTGGTACTTCAAAATTAAAGCGCGTCGTAATCAGAGCTTTGAGATTCGTCAA GTGCAAGTGATACCATGGGTCGTGTCCGACTCATCCTACAATGATGATCCGAGTTGTCCGTTGGATCCTAAGAAAact GTTTTCGTTGGTGCTCTGCATGGAATGCTCACTGCTCATGTTCTCTTTTCTATCATGAATGAACTTTACGGAAATGTAGTTTTTGTTGGAATCGACACAGATAAGTACAAGTATCCAATAG GAAGCGGTCGTGTCACATTCCGATCTCATTCATCTTATTTTCGTGCTATCGAGTCagcatttcttgaaattcgAACCAGTAAATTCA CTAAGAAGGTGCAAATCGATCCGTTCCTGGAGGATTCTTGGTGTATGGTGTGTTGTGAAGCTCAAGGACCATATTTCTGTCGCGATCGCACTTGCTTTCGTTATTACTGTTGGCCATGTTGGCAG GCTCGTCATGTTCTTGGAGGGAAGAATTCAAATCATCGTCCTCTAATGCGCCATACTTCACGCTCTCCGATACCTCGCAATGGCGACTTCAGCGCTCATGTGGACGCATATGGTGTTGCTCAACGTCGTTTCCTTCCTGTATCGTGCAGTTCCCCCGTGCAACCACTAGGCGGTATGGCAGCAGTAGCCGCGGTGGCTCGTGGCACCGTGCCGCGTCAGCAGCATCACGCCTATCAGTATATGCAGATGGCGCCGTCGTACACGGCTATATACACACCGGCGACCATGCAGTCACCTTGTCGAGTAACCTCACATGTGGGACCAACACCTCTCCTAACAGGGCTCAGTTCCACTCAGTCAGTAACTACTTCTTCGACCTATGTTCAGCAGCGTCTTTACTAG